In the genome of Polaribacter atrinae, one region contains:
- a CDS encoding LysR family transcriptional regulator, which translates to MKTKLLIFKTVANYLSFTKAAEQLFLSQPAISKSIRNLEEAYKTTLFLRKRNSIKLTSEGKAFLIYTNKILEIYAEMENQFLHKNENHPDLINFGVSTTLANYIMPKVIAKFRVQFPNTKFEITAGNSDDIEELILNQTLNFGIIEGKNTNRKLQFSKFMKDEIVLVTNAKNYTFKKGLISLEVLQEVPFIMRELGSGTKEIVVEHLNKHHIKKLNTVVTLNSTEAIKNYLLNSDNFAFISIHAISEELTNNKLKIIDVKDLSIERWFYFVSRTGYQSNLMSYFEKYTLNNYNF; encoded by the coding sequence GCAGCCAGCAATTTCTAAATCTATTAGAAATTTAGAAGAAGCCTACAAAACCACCTTATTTTTAAGAAAAAGAAACTCCATAAAATTAACAAGTGAAGGAAAGGCTTTTTTAATTTACACCAATAAAATTTTAGAAATTTATGCAGAAATGGAAAATCAATTCTTGCATAAAAATGAAAATCATCCAGATTTAATCAACTTTGGTGTTAGTACTACTTTGGCAAATTATATTATGCCAAAAGTAATTGCAAAATTTAGAGTACAGTTTCCAAATACTAAATTTGAAATAACTGCTGGAAATTCTGACGATATTGAAGAACTCATCCTAAACCAAACACTAAACTTCGGAATTATAGAAGGTAAAAACACCAACCGAAAACTACAGTTTAGTAAGTTTATGAAAGATGAAATTGTGTTAGTTACAAATGCAAAAAACTACACCTTTAAAAAAGGTCTTATTAGTTTAGAAGTCTTACAAGAAGTTCCTTTTATTATGCGAGAACTAGGTTCTGGTACTAAAGAAATAGTTGTAGAACATTTAAACAAACACCACATTAAAAAACTGAACACCGTAGTAACATTAAATAGCACAGAAGCCATTAAAAATTATCTTTTAAATTCTGATAATTTTGCCTTTATTTCTATTCATGCTATTTCTGAAGAACTCACAAATAACAAGCTTAAAATAATTGACGTTAAGGACTTGTCTATTGAAAGGTGGTTTTATTTTGTATCTAGAACAGGGTATCAATCTAACTTAATGAGCTACTTTGAAAAATACACATTAAACAACTATAACTTTTAG
- a CDS encoding YeiH family protein yields the protein MKTTIAKIIFFLIIIIALFSTMNSPTALLLGFVFAIIFRSPFKSKSYKAIHILLKVAVVGLGFGMLIKETLATSKQAFSLTFFSIFLTVGLGLILTKTLKLDKKLGHLITSGTAICGGSAIAAISPVIKANSKTISVALGIVFLLNSVALFLFPTIGHFLHLSQEQFGLWCAIAIHDTSSVVGTALSYGDEALRIATTVKLSRTLWIIPLAILSMFIFKTKGEKISIPYFILLFILAIIINSYHLIPTEITSEIVFYSKRVLVVTLFLVGTTISIKDLKSTGIKPIVLALSLWGFISIFSLIYITY from the coding sequence ATGAAAACCACAATTGCCAAAATCATTTTTTTCTTAATTATAATTATTGCGCTATTTAGCACAATGAATAGTCCAACGGCCTTATTACTTGGTTTTGTATTTGCTATCATCTTTAGAAGCCCATTTAAATCTAAAAGCTATAAAGCAATTCATATCCTTTTAAAAGTAGCAGTGGTGGGCTTGGGTTTTGGAATGCTAATTAAAGAAACATTAGCAACAAGTAAGCAAGCTTTTAGTCTTACCTTTTTCTCTATTTTCTTAACAGTAGGTTTAGGTTTAATACTTACAAAAACATTAAAATTAGATAAAAAATTAGGGCATTTAATTACCTCCGGAACTGCTATTTGTGGCGGAAGTGCCATTGCCGCTATTTCTCCAGTAATTAAAGCAAATAGCAAAACAATAAGTGTTGCTTTAGGTATTGTTTTCTTATTAAACTCTGTAGCCTTGTTTCTTTTCCCTACAATTGGACATTTTTTACATTTATCTCAAGAACAATTTGGGTTGTGGTGTGCTATTGCTATACATGACACTAGCTCTGTTGTGGGCACTGCCCTAAGTTATGGAGATGAAGCACTAAGAATTGCTACAACAGTAAAACTATCAAGAACACTTTGGATAATACCTTTGGCTATTTTATCTATGTTTATATTTAAAACAAAAGGAGAAAAAATTTCAATTCCTTATTTTATTCTACTTTTTATATTGGCTATTATTATAAATAGTTATCATTTAATTCCTACAGAAATTACTTCTGAAATTGTTTTTTATTCTAAAAGAGTCTTGGTCGTAACCTTATTTCTTGTAGGAACCACAATCTCTATAAAAGACTTAAAATCTACAGGAATAAAACCTATTGTACTTGCATTAAGCTTGTGGGGATTTATCTCAATTTTTTCATTAATATACATTACTTATTAA
- a CDS encoding PKD-like domain-containing protein produces the protein MNKFSQLLKPRVIFLISCFLVIMASSCTSEIDLFSVAPVIELSEKSNNIEMLMGETINFSATKMNDAEYTEKWSLEGNVTSSTATYDFIPEKSGTYTVTYESSNNAGVFRNEYTIVVNALIRPITEESNLYVTTLLDYLPAPGQRINSSIGTLEGAKTLEGKKGMVTLGAWGGTVSYTFDHTVINTEDAADIMMYGNAFSGFAEPGVVWVMQDENANGIADDTWYEIKGSADALEGTIKNYSVTYSRPNEASDVVTWIDSEGESGVISTKFYPEFITEDSYTITGTLLTDNNIDMSNPSWIKSNAFEYGYADNTPGGDKLDISDAVDNEGNTVNLTGIDFVKVQTGILANMGWLGELSTEVTGIADLNMLNN, from the coding sequence ATGAACAAATTTAGTCAACTTTTAAAACCACGTGTAATTTTCTTAATCTCTTGCTTTTTAGTAATAATGGCATCGTCTTGTACTTCAGAAATAGACCTTTTTAGTGTAGCTCCTGTAATTGAATTATCAGAAAAAAGTAATAATATAGAGATGTTAATGGGAGAAACCATTAATTTTTCGGCAACAAAAATGAATGATGCAGAATACACAGAAAAATGGTCTTTAGAAGGTAACGTTACATCTTCTACAGCTACTTATGATTTTATTCCAGAAAAATCTGGAACTTATACCGTAACGTATGAATCATCTAATAATGCAGGTGTATTTAGAAATGAGTATACTATTGTAGTAAACGCATTAATTCGTCCAATTACAGAGGAAAGTAATTTATATGTAACAACTTTACTAGATTATTTACCTGCACCTGGTCAAAGAATTAATAGTTCAATTGGTACTTTAGAAGGAGCTAAAACTCTTGAAGGCAAAAAAGGAATGGTTACTTTAGGAGCATGGGGAGGTACTGTTTCTTATACTTTTGATCATACAGTTATAAATACAGAAGATGCAGCTGATATAATGATGTATGGAAATGCATTTTCTGGTTTTGCAGAACCTGGTGTTGTTTGGGTAATGCAAGATGAAAATGCAAATGGAATTGCAGATGATACTTGGTATGAAATTAAAGGAAGTGCAGATGCTTTAGAAGGAACCATAAAAAACTATAGTGTAACTTACTCTAGACCTAATGAAGCTTCAGATGTTGTAACTTGGATAGATAGTGAAGGGGAAAGTGGTGTTATATCAACAAAATTTTATCCAGAATTTATTACAGAAGATTCTTATACAATTACAGGGACTCTTTTGACAGATAATAATATTGACATGAGCAACCCTAGCTGGATTAAAAGTAATGCTTTTGAATATGGATATGCTGATAATACTCCAGGAGGCGATAAATTAGATATTTCAGACGCTGTTGATAACGAAGGAAATACGGTGAATCTAACAGGAATTGACTTTGTTAAGGTTCAAACAGGAATCTTAGCAAATATGGGGTGGTTAGGAGAACTTTCTACAGAAGTAACAGGTATTGCAGATTTAAATATGTTAAACAATTAA
- a CDS encoding YncE family protein translates to MNKRKLSLQIASALAVVFFLNSCSSNENFDDPINPEVPTEPIAELKGFYLLNAGNMSMNKAALDYMDFETGIYEKEVFRTENPEEVGGLGDVGNDMGIYGSKLYVVVNASNKVEVLDANTRKKIKQINIDNCRYIKFYKGKAYLSTYLGVIGDPNAVNGKIMEIDTTSLSVTRSVNVGRQPEELVVHNDKIYVANSGGYSPPNYESTVSVIDIASFEETKRIEVGINLHRMQMDSEGDLYVSSRGDYYETPSKLFVVDTEIDEVKTSFDLAVGNMTISDDIMYIYSTEFSFFTGEMTVSYNLLDTKTETILQDSFITEDSKDLIQVPYGIEINPETKDILITDAKDYATPGKLYCFSSEGVLKWSVETGDIPNKVVFKY, encoded by the coding sequence ATGAACAAAAGAAAATTAAGTTTACAAATTGCATCAGCTTTAGCTGTTGTGTTTTTTTTAAATTCATGTAGCAGCAATGAGAATTTTGATGATCCAATAAATCCGGAAGTTCCTACAGAACCTATTGCGGAATTAAAGGGGTTTTATTTACTGAATGCGGGCAATATGTCTATGAATAAGGCTGCTTTAGATTATATGGATTTTGAGACCGGAATTTATGAAAAAGAAGTTTTTAGAACGGAAAACCCAGAAGAAGTAGGTGGTTTGGGAGATGTTGGAAATGATATGGGAATTTATGGTTCTAAATTATATGTGGTTGTAAATGCATCTAATAAAGTAGAAGTTTTAGATGCAAATACCCGTAAAAAAATTAAGCAAATAAATATTGATAATTGTAGATATATAAAGTTTTATAAAGGAAAAGCGTATTTGAGTACTTACTTAGGTGTTATTGGAGATCCGAATGCTGTAAACGGAAAAATCATGGAAATTGATACTACAAGCCTTAGTGTTACTCGTTCTGTAAATGTAGGTAGACAACCCGAAGAATTGGTGGTGCATAATGATAAAATTTATGTTGCCAATTCTGGAGGATATAGTCCGCCAAATTATGAATCTACTGTTTCTGTAATTGATATTGCTAGTTTTGAAGAAACAAAACGTATAGAAGTAGGTATCAATCTACATCGTATGCAAATGGATAGTGAAGGAGATTTATATGTTTCTTCTAGAGGAGATTATTATGAAACACCGTCTAAACTTTTTGTTGTTGATACAGAAATAGATGAGGTTAAAACTTCGTTTGATTTAGCGGTAGGAAATATGACTATTTCTGATGATATAATGTATATCTACAGTACAGAATTTAGTTTTTTTACAGGAGAAATGACGGTTTCTTATAATCTATTAGATACTAAAACAGAAACTATACTTCAAGATTCTTTTATAACAGAAGATAGTAAAGATTTAATACAAGTTCCTTACGGTATTGAGATAAACCCAGAAACAAAAGACATTCTAATTACAGACGCTAAAGATTATGCTACTCCAGGAAAATTGTATTGTTTTTCATCAGAAGGAGTTTTAAAGTGGTCTGTAGAGACCGGTGATATTCCTAACAAAGTAGTATTTAAATATTAA
- a CDS encoding TonB-dependent receptor, whose protein sequence is MRTSFLHSFGAICLIIGCCNSSSLHAQKIDSTNAVQLKEIFLVANKEKLKKHFSPVSVQSLTGKSLTRLSNSSVADAIRFFSGVQLKDYGGIGGIKTINVRGMGSQHTGVFYDGVQLGNAQNGQIDLGKYSLQNMEAVSLYQGQRSDLNQSAKSYASSNSIYLKTKTPQFSEGKSINTNVSLKTGSFGLVNPSVNLDFKINKHLSARVSTEYLNANGKYKFRYTNGSYDTIATRNNADIESFRAEASLHGSNGIKNNWNVKLYHYDSERGLPGAIVANRFKRPQRLWDRNNFLQGAFTNHVNDFYFFVLRGKYAHNYSRYVDPEIIKVDGELDNRYTQEEYYLSMVNTFQVSPFWKLSLATDLQKNTMDANLYRFSYPKRITLLSALAADFNFDKIHIQASVLSTTVDETVLYYEAAEDLQKYSPTIMMNWQPFTSNKFRVRSFYKEIFRMPTFNDLYYTFIGNTFLDPEDAAQVNLGFSYQTEFKKTAFDLQADVYKIWIDNKIVAVPGANLFRWTMLNLGKVETTGIETSIKASGSLGTKFKYNTNLSYTYQESIDVTANASNYGDQIPYIPRHSGSVNAMIDYQEIEFNYSFIYTGERYSQKANISSNYLEPWFTHDLSLGKTLLFNRKKLKVLVAVNNVFNQQYAVVKNFPMPGRSYRFTLNFLL, encoded by the coding sequence ATGAGGACTTCTTTTTTACATTCTTTTGGGGCTATTTGTTTAATTATTGGATGCTGTAATTCGAGTTCTTTACATGCCCAAAAAATTGATTCAACAAACGCCGTTCAGCTTAAAGAAATATTTTTAGTAGCCAATAAAGAGAAGTTAAAAAAGCACTTTTCTCCTGTTTCTGTTCAGTCTTTAACAGGTAAGTCTTTAACGCGTTTAAGTAATTCTAGTGTTGCTGATGCAATTCGTTTTTTTAGCGGAGTTCAGTTAAAAGATTATGGCGGAATTGGTGGTATAAAAACCATAAATGTAAGAGGCATGGGCTCGCAACATACGGGTGTTTTTTATGATGGTGTTCAACTAGGTAATGCTCAAAATGGGCAAATAGATTTAGGTAAATATTCTTTGCAAAATATGGAGGCTGTTTCATTGTATCAAGGGCAACGTTCAGATTTAAATCAATCTGCTAAATCTTATGCTTCTTCAAATAGTATTTATCTAAAAACAAAAACGCCTCAGTTTTCTGAAGGGAAAAGTATCAATACAAATGTAAGCCTAAAAACAGGTTCTTTTGGCTTGGTAAATCCTTCTGTGAATTTAGATTTTAAAATTAATAAGCATTTAAGTGCTCGTGTTAGTACAGAATATCTCAATGCTAACGGAAAATATAAATTTAGATATACCAACGGAAGTTATGATACTATAGCAACGCGAAATAATGCCGATATTGAATCTTTTAGGGCAGAAGCATCTTTGCATGGTTCGAACGGAATTAAGAATAATTGGAATGTGAAATTATATCATTACGATTCTGAGAGAGGATTGCCAGGAGCCATTGTTGCCAATCGTTTTAAGCGTCCGCAACGTTTATGGGATCGAAATAATTTTCTGCAAGGAGCATTTACAAACCATGTAAACGACTTTTATTTTTTTGTGTTAAGAGGTAAATATGCGCATAATTATTCTCGATATGTAGACCCAGAAATTATAAAGGTAGACGGAGAACTAGACAACAGATATACCCAAGAAGAATATTATTTGTCGATGGTAAATACGTTTCAGGTTTCTCCTTTTTGGAAATTATCTCTGGCAACAGACTTACAAAAGAATACGATGGATGCAAATTTGTATCGATTTTCTTACCCTAAAAGAATTACGCTTTTATCAGCTTTAGCTGCCGATTTTAATTTTGATAAAATACACATACAAGCAAGTGTGTTAAGTACTACTGTAGATGAAACGGTGCTATATTATGAGGCGGCAGAAGATTTACAGAAGTACTCACCTACAATTATGATGAATTGGCAACCTTTTACTTCTAATAAATTTAGGGTAAGAAGTTTTTATAAAGAGATTTTTAGAATGCCAACTTTTAATGATTTGTATTATACTTTTATAGGAAATACGTTTTTAGATCCAGAAGATGCTGCTCAGGTAAATCTTGGATTTTCTTATCAAACAGAGTTTAAAAAAACAGCATTTGATCTTCAAGCAGATGTGTATAAAATTTGGATAGACAACAAAATTGTAGCAGTTCCTGGGGCTAATTTATTTAGATGGACAATGCTAAATTTAGGTAAAGTAGAAACCACCGGAATAGAAACAAGTATAAAAGCAAGTGGAAGTTTAGGAACAAAATTTAAGTACAATACCAATTTAAGCTATACGTATCAAGAATCTATAGATGTTACTGCTAATGCCAGTAATTACGGAGATCAAATTCCGTATATACCGCGCCATAGTGGTAGTGTAAATGCAATGATAGATTACCAAGAAATAGAATTTAATTACAGTTTTATTTATACGGGAGAAAGATACAGCCAAAAGGCAAACATCAGTTCTAATTATTTAGAACCATGGTTTACACACGATTTAAGTTTAGGAAAAACACTCTTATTCAATAGAAAAAAATTAAAAGTTTTAGTAGCAGTAAATAATGTATTTAATCAACAATATGCGGTAGTAAAAAACTTTCCGATGCCTGGGAGATCCTATCGTTTCACTTTAAATTTTTTATTATGA
- a CDS encoding response regulator, whose protein sequence is MFQKVLVAEDLDVINSGIKIALEEIGIKQIDFASYCDEAYAKVKSAYLNNTPYHLIISDLSFQNDGTPQKLKSGEELIEKIRNDFSGLKIVVFSVEDKPYKIQHLYKTLRVDGYVWKNRNGLKELKNAMHAISTSNQFYISPELNTTVHPKQVVEITDFDISLIAFLSRGLLQEEISKNLKEKGILPSSMSAIEKRLKFLKEHFNANNPAHLVAISKDFGLI, encoded by the coding sequence ATGTTTCAAAAAGTTTTGGTAGCAGAAGATTTAGATGTTATTAATAGCGGAATTAAAATAGCTTTAGAAGAAATAGGAATAAAACAAATAGATTTTGCTTCGTATTGTGATGAAGCGTATGCTAAAGTTAAAAGTGCTTATTTAAACAATACTCCTTACCATTTAATCATTTCTGATCTGTCTTTTCAAAATGATGGTACACCACAGAAATTAAAATCTGGAGAAGAATTAATAGAAAAAATTAGGAATGATTTTTCAGGCTTAAAGATTGTTGTGTTTTCCGTTGAAGATAAACCTTATAAAATTCAGCATTTATACAAAACATTACGGGTAGATGGATATGTTTGGAAGAATAGAAACGGATTAAAAGAATTAAAGAATGCCATGCATGCAATTTCTACTTCAAATCAGTTTTATATTTCACCAGAATTAAATACTACCGTTCATCCAAAGCAAGTAGTTGAGATTACCGATTTTGATATTTCATTAATAGCTTTTCTTTCTAGAGGATTATTACAAGAGGAAATTAGTAAAAACCTAAAAGAAAAAGGAATTTTACCATCTAGTATGAGTGCTATAGAAAAAAGATTAAAGTTTTTAAAGGAACATTTTAATGCGAATAATCCTGCGCATTTAGTGGCTATTTCTAAAGATTTTGGGTTGATATAA
- a CDS encoding DUF6796 family protein, translated as MLLDKNKIFITGILGILGSVLVGVGEFLLHFSLHIIGNADNYQFFQFVPKNSLIKGHFLAVFGVPFYFLGYYHIYKMLEKGNKKLASIVFGLGILAFTIGGFWITSRAFLGTIVHLQNDIDTKVYQKILDNYTLISESLVQILRIIILLLSVFFSITILKGGTCYKKWMAIFNPIVLLISVSTLYFISPQIGKYIAPIAMNVVHFIVFSLSLYQLKKTTLYQYENNKKNCRNYINTNSIISNYCSC; from the coding sequence ATGCTATTAGATAAAAATAAAATATTTATAACAGGAATTCTTGGGATATTAGGAAGTGTTCTTGTTGGTGTTGGAGAGTTTCTTCTTCATTTTAGTCTACATATTATTGGTAATGCAGACAACTATCAGTTTTTTCAATTTGTACCAAAAAATAGTTTGATAAAAGGGCATTTTTTAGCAGTATTTGGTGTTCCTTTTTACTTTTTAGGCTATTATCATATTTATAAAATGTTAGAAAAAGGGAATAAAAAACTAGCTTCTATCGTTTTTGGATTAGGTATTTTAGCTTTTACTATTGGCGGTTTCTGGATTACTTCTAGAGCTTTTCTAGGAACAATTGTTCATCTTCAAAATGATATTGATACTAAAGTTTATCAAAAAATATTAGACAATTACACCTTAATTAGTGAATCTCTTGTTCAGATATTAAGAATAATCATTCTTTTACTTTCCGTATTTTTCAGTATTACAATACTAAAAGGAGGAACCTGTTATAAGAAATGGATGGCTATTTTTAACCCTATCGTTTTATTAATTTCTGTATCTACATTGTACTTTATTTCTCCACAAATAGGAAAATACATAGCACCAATAGCAATGAATGTTGTTCATTTTATAGTATTTAGTTTATCATTATATCAACTCAAAAAAACAACCCTTTATCAATATGAAAATAATAAAAAGAATTGCAGGAATTATATTAACACTAATAGTATTATTAGTAATTATTGTAGCTGTTAA
- a CDS encoding FG-GAP repeat domain-containing protein, with product MKIIKRIAGIILTLIVLLVIIVAVKFSTDRNNPYNNAIADNLIPTFKEIPIDFTHQFNGTESLPVTASVLIDIDNDGVDELFLGGGYNQQDEIFSYKEGKFISIPENVGLPKKENKTTLSGASTDFDNNGFTDLILSREDGIVIYYNNNGKFTPKKLEYDLADNATPLGLTLGDVNKDGFTDIFVANYIRKKQMVGQNNFSKNYGPQSLLLINNGDNTFKNTTIEAGLEYIHNTFMGILIDIDNDTWLDLIIAYDTGEIRTYKNKGDGTFEMKENPSTTKYAYPMGIAVGDYNNDGLVDFMFSNTGSKVPSFVASGNIENKDLFNPNWIFFENKGNFVFEDVAEITQTKDFEFS from the coding sequence ATGAAAATAATAAAAAGAATTGCAGGAATTATATTAACACTAATAGTATTATTAGTAATTATTGTAGCTGTTAAATTTAGCACAGATAGAAATAACCCATACAACAATGCAATAGCAGACAATTTAATTCCTACATTCAAGGAAATTCCAATCGACTTTACACATCAATTTAACGGAACAGAATCATTACCTGTTACCGCATCTGTATTAATTGATATTGATAATGATGGTGTTGATGAATTATTTTTAGGAGGAGGATACAATCAGCAAGATGAAATTTTTAGTTACAAGGAAGGGAAATTTATTTCTATACCTGAAAACGTAGGGCTTCCAAAGAAAGAAAATAAGACAACTTTAAGTGGAGCTTCCACAGATTTTGACAACAATGGTTTTACCGACTTAATTCTTTCTAGAGAAGATGGCATTGTAATTTATTATAATAACAACGGAAAATTTACACCAAAGAAATTAGAATATGATTTGGCAGACAACGCAACACCATTAGGTTTAACTTTAGGTGATGTAAATAAGGATGGTTTTACCGATATTTTTGTTGCTAATTACATTAGAAAAAAACAAATGGTTGGGCAAAATAATTTTAGCAAAAATTATGGTCCTCAAAGTCTTTTACTAATCAATAATGGAGACAATACGTTTAAAAACACAACTATTGAAGCAGGTTTAGAATACATTCATAATACTTTTATGGGTATTTTGATTGATATTGATAACGACACTTGGCTCGATCTAATTATTGCTTATGATACAGGAGAAATTAGAACTTACAAAAACAAAGGTGATGGAACTTTTGAAATGAAAGAAAATCCATCAACCACTAAATATGCCTATCCAATGGGAATAGCTGTAGGTGATTATAATAATGATGGTTTAGTAGATTTTATGTTTTCAAATACAGGATCTAAAGTACCTAGTTTCGTGGCAAGCGGAAACATTGAAAACAAAGATCTTTTTAATCCTAATTGGATATTTTTTGAGAATAAAGGTAATTTCGTATTCGAAGATGTAGCAGAAATAACACAAACTAAAGATTTTGAATTTTCTTGA
- a CDS encoding ASPIC/UnbV domain-containing protein produces MNNNGLQDLIVAENYIDFPPHKIFKLPSRFLTQKEDHTFVATEEKSGVVNPNYAITPLVSDFNKDGYLDLIWVNIGTPVLAFINDGGDNNFIKVKLDDNAENLGAKIEVITSGDKKITEDFIVGEGLTSDQSATLHFGLGKDSIKSVIVKYISGKEYTFQTPKINTLLTIPKISVSDTIPSAQLIQK; encoded by the coding sequence ATGAACAATAACGGGTTACAAGATTTAATTGTAGCAGAAAACTATATTGATTTTCCACCACATAAAATATTTAAATTACCAAGTAGATTTTTAACCCAAAAAGAAGACCATACTTTTGTTGCTACTGAAGAAAAAAGTGGTGTTGTAAACCCTAATTATGCAATTACTCCTTTGGTAAGTGATTTTAATAAAGATGGTTATTTAGACCTTATTTGGGTAAACATAGGCACACCTGTTTTGGCTTTTATTAATGATGGAGGCGACAATAATTTTATTAAAGTAAAATTAGATGATAATGCTGAAAATTTAGGAGCTAAAATAGAAGTGATAACTTCTGGTGATAAAAAAATAACGGAAGATTTTATAGTTGGAGAAGGATTAACAAGTGATCAATCTGCAACTTTACATTTTGGTTTAGGCAAAGACTCTATAAAAAGTGTTATTGTTAAATATATTAGCGGAAAAGAATACACGTTTCAAACCCCTAAAATAAATACACTTTTAACAATTCCTAAAATTTCAGTTTCAGATACCATTCCTTCTGCTCAATTAATTCAAAAATAA